GAGAAAGACTACAGATATTTCAAAAAGATCCCAGCCGGTAGATGGTTCAAATCAAAATCATCCTTGCTCGTGCAGGCAGtcacaaacaaaaatgaaaaatcacgGAAACGAAAACTCGCCATGACAGCATATTGTCATCAAGTTTTTCGGAAGATGAGGTAAGCCAAAGCCATATGATCAAACTGGCAGAACCAGGAGTTCATTAATTTCATGGTGTGTAAATCTGATCATGGTCAGCAGTACAATGCATCGGTAATTCTGGTACACCTGAAGAGAGCATGTACAACATTTTTATACATGGCAAGAAAAGGTTTTGATGACCCATACCAAACTGTAGCATAATTCATTTGCATTAAAATAGCCACAAAAAGGAAACGTACTAAACACAAGTGTACTAGTTGCTTAGATCTTCATTTGACAATGCCACTACTTGGTAAACTCTGCTAATAGCTGACCTCGTATTTATGATGACCCTTTTTGTTCTTGACATTGTAGATCTGGATTTGTAAACATCACAAAAAATCACACAATTAGTCCTCCAGTACAGTCAGGTTGATTACAATTTGTACCACTTGCGGGAACAACACTGACGCATGATGAATAAGCCGGAATCATAAGTATGCTTAGAAACTCTTGATTACCAAGTTCTTGTCTTGAACAACACTCCTATACCAAACTTAATTTCCTCTGTGATTAATATTATCAACAAACTTTAGCTGTTTTCTGCAATATAAAACACAAAGCCATATTTGCTGCTTGTGGTCTTCATAGTCCACCCCGCTCGCAAATGCTAAAAACAAACAACTAAATTCACCATCGAAAAAGAAATTGGTTACAGCAACTAACTCATCACTAACATAACTGACTGCTTACTGTCTTACTGGATGAGATAACCCGTGGCTGAATAGACATGCCAATTTCACCGCCTTCCCTTTCTTTTGAAATACTACCATCAATCAATGTGTTTACAACTTCACATTCAAGTAGCTTATTATCTAAAAAGATCCAGAATTTCAATTAAAAAACTGACCCAAAATGTTGGTCCGGTGTCATTATTGAAAAGCATTCGCTAGGGAGCAAAAGTCCCTTTTAAGCCCATCTACCGTAGATTGTTTTTAAGTGCGAGAGTGTAAAATTAAACCATATGTAGTACAGATGTATACAAGCAGCATAATACCCAGCCTCAGAGACAGGAAACTGCGATCTAACAACGGAACTCCCAAAATGCTACAGGCACTGATGAGGCACAAATTTCTCGAGCGGGGCAGGCCTTTTACTCAACGAAAAAGAACAAGATCACACATACCACACTAGCGTTTGGATGGAGTGTGGGAGTCAGGAGACGCAGCAGAGCCAGTCGAAGAGCTGTTGCGGAGGTCGTCAATGATGCCACCAAGCTCGCGCCTGGCAGACTCCCTCCCAAACATGAAGCCGTACCTGCAGCACGGGAGATGGGGAATCTTGAAACCCTATGAACATATATTCGACTGGGGAATGCTACAGCTACATCTGATTACGTATTACCAGCAGGA
This is a stretch of genomic DNA from Brachypodium distachyon strain Bd21 chromosome 1, Brachypodium_distachyon_v3.0, whole genome shotgun sequence. It encodes these proteins:
- the LOC100837547 gene encoding uncharacterized protein LOC100837547, whose protein sequence is MAAKKLTLLQTVAAAGVFSAVSCWYGFMFGRESARRELGGIIDDLRNSSSTGSAASPDSHTPSKR